From a single Okeanomitos corallinicola TIOX110 genomic region:
- a CDS encoding transcriptional repressor: MTVYTTGSLKAELNDRGWRLTPQREVILHIFQELPQGEHLSAEDLYHRLETDGEGISLSTIYRTLKLMSRMGILRELELGEGHKHYELNQPYPHHHHHLICVRCNTTIEFKNESILKIGAKTAQKEGYHLLDCQLTIHAVCPKCQRALMPI, from the coding sequence ATGACTGTCTACACAACTGGTTCACTCAAGGCAGAACTAAACGACCGTGGTTGGCGTTTGACTCCTCAACGCGAAGTAATCCTGCACATTTTTCAAGAATTACCACAGGGAGAACATTTAAGTGCCGAGGATCTTTATCATCGCCTAGAAACTGACGGTGAAGGCATCAGTTTATCAACCATTTATAGAACCTTGAAACTGATGTCTAGGATGGGAATTTTGCGGGAATTAGAATTAGGTGAAGGACATAAACACTATGAACTAAACCAACCCTATCCCCATCATCATCATCATTTGATTTGCGTCCGTTGCAATACTACTATTGAGTTCAAAAACGAATCTATTTTGAAAATTGGGGCAAAAACAGCCCAAAAAGAAGGATATCATCTACTAGATTGTCAACTAACTATTCATGCTGTTTGTCCCAAGTGCCAAAGGGCATTAATGCCTATTTAG
- the sigC gene encoding RNA polymerase sigma factor SigC, protein MPATSFYTDAAYDSPKSNSTLDSDFNVENSDLSLEELQDLEAVAAADAQNLAANTNRRSTDLVRLYLQEIGRVRLLGRDEEVSEAQKVQRYLRMRITLANAAKEGDVVLANYLRLVEVQERLVSALGHRPSLERWASTAGIELSELKPTLSEGKKRWAEIASLTVEELEKIQSQGLHAKEHMIKANLRLVVSVAKKYQNRGLELLDLVQEGTLGLERAVEKFDPTKGYRFSTYAYWWIRQGITRAIATSSRTIRLPVHITEKLNKIKKAQRKIAQEQGRTPTLEDLAVELDMTAAQVREVLLRVPRSVSLETKVGKDKDTELGELLETDSVTPEEMLMRESLQKDLHHLLEDLTTREREVILMRFGLSDGHPYSLAEIGRALDLSRERVRQIESKALQKLRQPKRRNLIRDYLESLS, encoded by the coding sequence ATGCCAGCAACATCTTTCTATACAGATGCAGCTTACGATTCTCCAAAGTCTAATTCAACACTAGACTCTGATTTTAATGTTGAAAATAGTGATTTGTCTCTAGAGGAATTACAGGATTTAGAAGCAGTAGCTGCTGCTGATGCTCAAAACTTGGCTGCTAACACCAACCGACGCAGTACAGACTTAGTACGTTTATACCTTCAGGAAATTGGTAGAGTACGCTTATTAGGGCGAGATGAAGAAGTTTCAGAAGCCCAAAAAGTACAGCGATATTTACGGATGCGGATCACTCTTGCCAATGCAGCAAAAGAAGGTGATGTTGTATTAGCCAATTATTTACGGCTAGTTGAAGTCCAAGAGCGTTTAGTATCTGCACTAGGACATCGCCCTTCATTAGAAAGATGGGCAAGTACCGCTGGGATTGAATTATCTGAACTCAAGCCCACACTTTCAGAAGGTAAAAAACGCTGGGCAGAAATTGCTAGTTTGACAGTAGAGGAACTGGAGAAAATTCAATCTCAAGGACTCCACGCTAAAGAACACATGATCAAGGCTAATTTGCGTCTTGTGGTGTCCGTAGCCAAAAAATATCAAAATCGTGGTTTAGAATTATTAGATTTAGTCCAAGAAGGTACTCTAGGTTTAGAAAGAGCGGTAGAAAAATTTGATCCAACCAAAGGATATCGTTTTAGTACCTATGCCTATTGGTGGATTCGTCAGGGAATTACTAGAGCGATCGCAACCTCTAGTCGGACAATTCGCCTTCCTGTTCATATTACCGAAAAACTCAACAAAATTAAAAAAGCACAACGGAAAATAGCCCAAGAACAAGGTCGTACCCCTACCTTAGAAGATTTAGCAGTTGAACTAGATATGACAGCTGCCCAAGTACGGGAAGTTTTATTACGTGTTCCCCGTTCTGTCTCCTTAGAAACCAAAGTAGGTAAAGACAAAGATACAGAATTAGGGGAATTATTAGAAACAGATAGCGTCACCCCAGAAGAAATGTTAATGCGAGAATCTTTACAAAAAGATTTGCACCATTTACTGGAGGATTTAACTACCCGTGAGCGGGAAGTAATTCTGATGCGGTTTGGTTTATCTGACGGTCATCCTTACTCATTGGCAGAAATAGGCCGTGCTTTAGACCTATCAAGGGAAAGAGTCAGACAAATTGAATCCAAAGCCCTACAAAAACTCCGCCAACCCAAACGTCGTAACCTCATCCGCGACTATTTGGAATCTTTAAGTTAA
- a CDS encoding NAD(P)H-dependent glycerol-3-phosphate dehydrogenase — MTTSKTIAILGAGAWGSTLANLASLNGHRVSLWSRQGNLALEDVLKDAEIILSAISMKGVRDVALLVKSYPLSPDTIFVTATKGLDPKTTGTPSQIWQTEFPNHSVVVLSGPNLSEEIAQELPAATVVASKNLADATTVQLVFSSSKFRVYTNPDSVGVELGGTLKNVMAIAAGVCDGLHLGTNAKAALLTRGLTEMVRIGRVLGANTETFYGLSGLGDLLATCNSSLSRNYQVGYQLARGKTLTEILASLKGTAEGVNTCQVLMQISQQQNLTIPITEQVYRLLEAEITPQKALNELMLRDIKSEYH; from the coding sequence ATGACTACATCAAAAACTATCGCTATTTTAGGTGCAGGTGCTTGGGGTTCAACCCTAGCAAATTTAGCGTCTTTGAATGGTCATCGGGTAAGTTTGTGGTCACGTCAGGGCAATCTTGCTTTAGAGGATGTTTTAAAAGATGCAGAAATTATCCTCTCTGCTATTTCTATGAAAGGTGTCAGAGATGTAGCTTTATTGGTTAAATCTTACCCCTTATCTCCAGACACAATTTTTGTTACCGCTACAAAAGGATTAGATCCAAAAACCACCGGCACCCCTTCCCAAATTTGGCAGACAGAATTTCCTAATCATTCTGTAGTTGTCCTGTCTGGTCCTAATTTATCTGAAGAAATAGCACAGGAATTACCAGCTGCTACCGTAGTAGCCAGCAAAAACTTGGCAGATGCAACAACCGTGCAACTAGTCTTTTCTTCCAGTAAGTTTCGTGTATATACTAATCCTGATTCAGTAGGAGTAGAACTAGGTGGTACACTGAAAAATGTGATGGCGATCGCAGCTGGTGTTTGTGATGGTTTACATCTGGGAACTAACGCCAAAGCAGCTTTATTAACTCGTGGTTTGACGGAAATGGTCAGAATCGGTAGAGTTTTAGGCGCGAACACAGAAACATTTTATGGTTTATCCGGTCTAGGAGATTTGTTGGCAACTTGCAATAGTTCTTTAAGCCGTAACTATCAAGTCGGTTATCAATTAGCAAGAGGGAAAACCTTAACTGAAATTCTCGCTTCCTTAAAAGGAACTGCCGAAGGTGTCAACACCTGTCAGGTATTGATGCAAATATCTCAGCAACAAAATCTGACCATTCCCATTACTGAGCAGGTTTATCGCTTACTGGAGGCAGAAATTACACCGCAAAAAGCTCTGAATGAACTCATGTTAAGAGATATCAAGTCAGAGTATCACTAA
- the lipA gene encoding lipoyl synthase, with product MTVKPDWLRVKAPQWERVGNVKEILRDLALNTVCEEASCPNIGECFNAGTATFLIMGPACTRACPYCDIDFEKKPQPLDPTEPTRLAEAVRRMQLNHVVITSVNRDDLVDGGASQFVKCINAVREVSHTTTIEVLIPDLCGNWEALEIILQAKPEVTNHNTETIPRLYRRIRPQGDYQRTLELLRRTRQICPSTYTKSGIMVGLGETDQEVRQVMADLRSVECDILTIGQYLQPSPKHLQVADFINPDQFAAWQAYGEEIGFLQVVSSPLTRSSYHAEQVRGLMKQYPR from the coding sequence CCGCAGTGGGAGCGAGTTGGTAACGTTAAAGAAATTTTGCGGGATTTAGCCCTAAATACGGTTTGTGAAGAAGCATCCTGTCCTAACATTGGCGAATGCTTTAACGCTGGAACTGCCACATTTTTAATTATGGGGCCAGCTTGTACCAGAGCCTGTCCTTATTGTGATATTGATTTTGAGAAAAAACCTCAACCCCTAGATCCCACCGAACCCACACGACTAGCTGAAGCTGTACGTAGAATGCAGCTAAACCATGTTGTCATTACTTCTGTGAACAGAGATGATTTAGTAGATGGTGGTGCATCCCAGTTTGTTAAATGTATTAACGCGGTTCGTGAAGTATCACATACAACTACTATAGAGGTACTAATTCCTGACTTATGCGGTAACTGGGAAGCCTTAGAAATCATTCTCCAAGCCAAACCAGAAGTAACAAACCACAACACAGAAACCATACCCCGCCTATATCGTCGGATACGTCCCCAGGGCGATTATCAACGGACATTAGAATTATTAAGACGAACTCGCCAAATTTGCCCCAGTACCTACACCAAATCTGGTATCATGGTCGGTCTGGGTGAAACTGATCAAGAAGTTCGTCAGGTCATGGCTGATTTAAGATCGGTAGAATGTGATATTTTAACTATTGGCCAATATCTCCAACCCAGCCCAAAACACTTACAAGTAGCTGATTTCATAAACCCCGATCAATTTGCAGCCTGGCAAGCTTACGGAGAAGAAATTGGATTTTTACAAGTTGTTTCTTCACCATTGACAAGAAGCTCCTATCATGCAGAACAAGTTAGAGGATTAATGAAACAGTATCCCAGATAG